attaatgtctgttcgaacagtatataatctgttcgaataataatattggcaggaaattaatttattttctccgGGGTaagttaataaccgttcgaacttaaatttctttgttcgaacggataaagattcaattaattttttttattagtatggatttgtgcatttatttttccattaaagtaataaatattttttccattaatttgttatcattttcaaaatataaaaatgtatatatattatatattataatttgcggtgagttaaaatatttataaattcataaattacttttatgtaattaacttcaaaagtttataatgatttcttttatgttaaatttatataaatataactttaaagatagtatcattttttatattatcatgaacggcaagtaaaattaaaaaaataaacaaagtaataaacacgagaaataaaaactatacattaattacatctcaaatagataatgttcaatacaacataaaaaagtaaaataataactaaaacgatcataATTATTGATTCCTTAGTATATTAACatcctcttgcaacattttaatagatcaTTCTAGATCCTTAAgcttctccatgatgggctcaacgaactcCATAAACAGAGCTGGTACCTGATCTAAAGTAACCTCAGGAGTCTCTCAACAACGACAgcactactagaagctggatctgtgggaggatcactaggtTGTTCTAGTTCAGTTttctgctagctagctaatagAATCTTCATCAATTAAATTAAGCATTGATGGGATATGTTAGAACGTTACTCAACTTAAATTAAAGCACAAACCCTTTCTGGATTTCTGGGTTTGATTTTGTATTGACCACTTGATTCCATGATTAATCTTGGATATCGActtaaccatgcatgcatgcatataaatatatatatatggactcGCATGTTTTTATTCTCGCATGCACGTACAGTGTCTCACTGTAATTGTAGTTCTAGAagtttagtttgaagatcaatCTTTAcctatttgttttcataatttatctcatatcatataatcatcataatttttttaaatttctacataaaataaaataaataattcaatttttttaaatcttaaaataaaaataatattaaaaaaatatattttaacaatattttatttaatttttaactttaatcttctttcatcttatctataaaaacaaacaagataaTTTCTAGTTAGCTAGCTATGACACATGACTACGTACTAATCTCctcgttatttttatttttatttttatttttttatttattgttatttttttttgttatcatttagatttgaagataagttaagatgaattgagagtcTCTCACcattatgttttatatatatatatatattgaaaagaaGTACAATAATGATgggatttaatattaaattaattattagaagTGGGAGTGGACTTAGCTAGACGTTAAAGATAACTCTAATCTAGTCATTATGATCTCGTTAAAAaggataaaagttaaaaatggtggggtttaaatataaatataagtagTAGTGGAGAGTGGACTTGAGTTGAAAGACACTTTATCTAGTGCATGCATAAGATGTGGGTCCCCATGTTCGAAATTAATATCTTGCACATCACATATGTTAGTGTCACTTAAATATTGGTTACACATGTACATGACAGCTTGGTGCtaacattaataaataatttaattactaCGTACCAATTAGACCGAGCTAGGGCAAAAGTTTTTGATTCCCTTTACAGCTTTCGTTCCAGCTAACACTTTTGTTTCTTatattattggattttttttttaaaaaaagttatgtacATGAAAGGGAGAGTCACGTCttccttttttgctttttccaACATCGCCTCAAATGTCTACCTTTCACTCCCGCCCGTTGCATAATATGCATTAAATGTGTTTCAATCAAACAAAAAGTTGGGTAATTAATTGATAAagctttcattatttttcttccGTAGTGCATTCCTTTTTCCCTGAAATTAAATGCAGTACTGTCGATTAGTGGAATGCAatatatgtgcatgcatgtatcCTGTTTTTAAGGGAGGTACTCACACTCATCATGTATTCCTTAATTTCTGCATACACATAATTATATCATGTATtgtatttgcatatatatatatatatatatatatatatatacacacacacatgatatatagaatataaaagaaaaaatatcgaGAATTAATCTATAAGATTTTTATGTCTTGAattatgtttataattattgtatggattaattttttagaatatatgaTTTTTGTAAGAGTTTTACTATACTGAGATAAACTCAGTTTGATTGTTAGACTGTATTgaaatcaactcaattcagtctaattttaagttgagtctaacatctaaacattcaactctcaaattattaaatatatctcaatttaaaatctcCTTACACGTAGtatccacaacttttttcaaatcaacaTCACTTTACAAGAGGGACCaacaatctttttcaaatttccataaatatatctaaagtcattttgaaatttaaatacatctaaactcatcttaattcggtttaacatctaaatgcagcCTTAATCTTAGGATTTATAAAGCTTTCAAAGCACTTTTCCCATTTGTAAAAAGTATTAATCTCCCGCTACATAAATgatgactattaataaaattagaagtactatccctcttctttaaaaaaaattatgtttataatattttcaaaaatatataatacaatatactttatacaaaatttataaaaaaaaaaatattttaatataatttgtcCCTTAGaaaagaattatttatatataatgtatgtaCACACGTAAACGTATGAATGTACATTTTTTCCGTGGGTACATGGCAGATACAAGTTTGGAATCCACAGCTGTGTTTCCTACCATGTCTAGCTAATTACATTATCTTCCACAGTTTAGAGTGGACATGATTTTGGACTATATATTCTGTCGTGACTCGTCACTCATCTTTTATCTTTCCACTTTTTGGTtggcaatatataatataatatgaggGCACTTTCAAGAAAAAGGCATGGCACTTATCCTCGTGGTCTATCTCTTCATGGATACCTAATTTGCTTGAAGCtgtgagaaaattgtaataaaatgaCTAAAAAGAAATAACGACATATATTCCTACGTGGCTACGTCCACCTCCGTAATATTAAATGTTGATTACTTTTCATGATCAGcgatgataaaatgaaaaatcgtTTATTCAAATAtcgatattttataaaaataaatctgtaAACTAATAGATATTGTATAGTACGttagattatatattaaaattatttttaatataaaatagatttaacgatataaaataatattaatttatacgtttatttttataaaatctttttgtacaTGCATGAAACACttctcttaattattaaattatctaattaatcAGATTCTGGTATTACATAAGCTACCAATAAGTAATTCCAATGTTTGAAACATCCACAAGTTGGCTAACCAATATATGCCAAACATACACTAACTTGCTGATCGAGATTTTGAGGATCATATCGTTGTTTATCGTGTGCATGCATGTTCCAACATTATTGGTCATGTGTTTTTCTGAAATTGTGGGTATCGTTTTTTCAGTTGCATGTTTtacaaggcatgcatgcagtttgTAGAATCTATAAATGCAGCTAGCTGACATATATTTACTGGTCCAAAACATTGAATGAAGTCAAAGAATGCAAGAGAGCATGATCATGGCAACATTAAATTAGGTCTCCTTTGTAGGTGCGACATCAATTGTGGCATACCTACATCCTGGACTCCAACCATctctcctattattatcatcatccgCCTTAATTTATTGCTCAGACCAAATTCGATCTCCGTCCAAACCTGTTCCAGAAAATTACTTCTGTACTTTCGTTACATGCACTCCAGACATtccacacatgcatgcatgctcctCTTTGTCCTCTAATGTCGGCCTGTTTTGTTCATGAGTTAGATTCATTTTATTGTGAGAATCTACCTTTAAGTTAATATGAAAGCTTTAATTTCGGCCAtcagaactatatatatatatatatatatatatatatagaacatgcatgataaaataaaactgCTTATAATTCCGTGTGTTTTCTATATATGCTTTCGTTCCACACATCTTAATTTGCTCTGTCATCTCTATAAAAGATAGCAAAAGACAAGTGAATATGAGTCGAAAAATGAGACTAGTTGATAGATATCTGATATAGTTCCTAGCAAAAAGATGTTACCTTTCTTTCAGACAAGAAAAGTAGTCCCACGTTGGAATCCCATggttgatagattttttttaaaagttgtttGTCATATTGAGAACGATTTTGTATTTCTCTATCCCCCTAACTTTAGCTTTTACCAATGTTTTTGCATTCTTCTGCTTAGTGTTATCAGTTTTCCACATAAAACAGGCAGAATCAAGACACACTGATCTGAAAGGAAGATCAAATGCATCTTTCCTTGTTGAATTTTATAATGTCCTGGTTTATCAATCGTGGAGCgtttatccatatatatatgcgcgcAATGGAAGTAGCTTCTATTTTCTGAtcaatattctaattaattaataagttaatattaATAGGTTTggactttttcttctttgtgaGTGAGAGTAGGTTGGGTTAGGTTTACATAATTCATGATCATTCCACTAGCTAGTTAATTATTACCAACTTAATTAACATTTACTGATGATCATAGGCCTACGCGTTTAAGAGACAAGACCTAAACCTAACCCTGAAATTAATTCAGAGTCCAGACAGATCTAATTAGGATAAGGctaataagaataaaacttaAGAAGCTTTCTGTCCTCTAGTGcatgactagctagctagtatcTTTAACCTTAATTTCATCGATTTTAGTTCTCTCTCTTATAAGTCAGGAAGATATAAAATTCGTTCGTTCTCATAAGATCATTtccaatagatttttttatcttatcttttaaaatatatcattaaattttttttttttattttacatactaatttttataatatatcatccatcaacttatctattttttttctatattatttaaatattttttttattctttttaaatattttatttctaccaataaatttacaatatccatatattttttatatttgtaatttatttttatatacaatgtaaaataattcagttctatacacgtaaaacaaaaatatataagccaataaaaattaaaaatcaaatcaaatatgaaaaaattagtttaaaaataattccaagatattttttagaagaaaatgaaatttatgtgttttaaatgttgaacaataaaaaaaatttgtttacatgataaaaatcaaagtaaataaaaatgagggagtaaatgaaatatcaacaataaaaaaaaattttacaggATGAACAGTATCCGCTATATGTAGCGGGGCACTGTAGCtaattgtattttacaattcattttatataaccGGATGGAGCTTCTTTTtagaacaattttttaaattatttacattttttgtataatgCAAAAGCCATTGAGAGTACTCTTAAGACATGGATGCATGTTGTTAAATGCAATTCACATGCAACAGATCgagaaaaatggagagaaaataaaatattttgtgtgtaTGAAAGATAGAGACTTGCTAATTCGGATAAGTATAATAGAGACAAAAGAGGATGTAAAACGTAGAGACAAATCAAGCAAATTCAAATTGAGGAGATGAATCGTCTATTCACGCGCGTCTACATGTCCTTATAAATGAGGCCTTGATCAATATCGGTGCATGGTGCAATATGCAGGCTATCAAGAGTATAAAAGAGCTTAGAAAAGAATAACAACTTGAAACCATGAGAGATTTACAAAAGAATAGCACAATCCAAGAGTTCGCTCCAGCAAATTAAAAACAAGACTTTGTTGGATATTCAGTAGAGTTTTATTTCAACTTCAATTGTAACGAGTGTTTGATACAATTAGGGcttttatagatgagataatgctattaggagtttttttttttttttttttatgaagtagGTTTTATCTAAAGTTTGACTATGACCATAGAAACTTTTTATAGAGGTTGAATTTCAATTATAAGCCTATAAAAAGGCAAGTCTATGATTATTTCAAGAGGATTGTtgattattattactattactactactaccattattattatttagacttATTATGAAAATACTCTTGCATGAAAgggttttttcttatttcttattatCTTACAAAGATCTCTAAGATTTATGAAAGGGTTGTTTTGTTATCGTAAAGTAGGTATGTATCGTGTTTATTTCATTGCATTTATAGCATCAAACTCGAATTATACCTAGTGTGTGTATATGAGTAGTGCTAGGCTGCCGCTCAGCAACAAATGATATGTTGCCTAGAATAAatttgtcccttttttttttctttttttttcttttcatttttttaatatatttaaatatttttaaaaaataaaaaaaattaatatactaaaaattactttcttaattattaagtaaaaaatatttaaaaataaataaaatacatgaagtaaattatatatatatatatatgaatgaatgaatgtgtTGAATTTATTGACCAACCCAAATACAGAAATTGAATGGGGATGACAGTTTTatacttgtatttatttttcatttatttgatgTGATAGTGAGTAATGTCAccttttaaaatatgaaaaaatttaattgtaagcaaTTTTGCGCACTAATACGTGcatccattcaatatgattggtcaaaaagtaaattttattaaaaacagtgctaatttaaatttaaaatatgaaggtaACAATATTAGTACGCAAATTGatacgcaaacttgcttgtacctagcaaaacTCTTAAAATATAGGATATACATTTcaaaaatataacaattaataaaaagGTAATGCAATTTTGACTATAATGCCTcgtttatatttataaataaaataaaataaaatattattaaaatatatatattttaatattaatattattttaaaatttgataaaattaaattatttatttattttatataaaaatttaaaaaaattataatgatgagatgaaatgtattgtaaaaacaaatgagcctAAGTTTTCtatactaattttaatttaattaaaaaagtcaTATTACCTTGATTTCTATCTATCTCCTCATCCTTTTAAGCTAAACTGCTaaaggattaaaaaaatcaataattcgAAAAGAAAATCGaagtaaaatttgataaataaatgaatgaatgtcaAAAATCAGCGGGGGCCAACATATTCAAGATTCGATTCGAACTCAAAGACAgcatttattcatttataatgttgaaagatgaagaagaatctTCGAATTCCATCATCAGTCAGTCAGAGACACCGTGACTGAGctagccaatatatatatataaatgttgaatCCCTTCTTCAACACCACCCCGGAATTCTTCTTCCTCTCGAAGTAGTGCTAAAAGATGGGACATTGCCACGTCGTTGAAATGATGTTTCGTTTAAAAAATCTACTCCAACACTCTTCTCGCcctgtcatatcatatcagaatcatACATTCACGTAGTTCTTCAGAGACAGGCACAACCAtacactaattaattaaaacaaaattcttATGCTTGGTTTGATTGATTGCTGTGGACATGGAAAtcttttttgtaataatttataacttttatcaaatatattttgttcacaTCCTTGAAGTCGACAACATCgtacgtataatatatatatgaaaagaaataatataaattaatatgtttttattatataatcgtAACTTTGAAGACAAATATCGAAACTCCCCAACAAAATTCGTGTAAATGATCAATGTTAAAAAATTCTAGAGAATTTTTTATCCATAGAAATATCGACCACCGTCAAACAGGATGTCGACTATGTCGGCCGGGTCCtcataaatagaattattacaTGGCATAGATCAAGTTGCTTCCAAATTATGAAATTTCTTCTTATACGTCCTTTTCCACAACTTAATATTGACCGACTCAATATCATATGTATAACACAAGTTCTTCCACATTACCAACATGCCCTCGTATAAATACATGGTTACGTGACCTATATGTTCAAATAGCTAGGTATTTTGGACATTGTATGAGAGGAATGTCCCCTCTAGGATTCAAAAGTTTGGACACAGTTTCGCATTGCATGTGAGTCATGTGCCAGGCAATTGCCAAGTCTAATTTGAGGGGTCTGCCTTAAAAAGAGGGTCCTAAAAGGATTGTAgagtgaaacaaaaaaaaaaaaaatagatacgtgaattttataaaactttaatAATACTAAGCTAAAATTTCGAATAATCTATGAGTGTTTAATATTTCGGTATATATTATCTATgcgttaaaaaataaaaattattcataaaagaaaattggagaGAAATAATGTTGaatttatttaaatgtaatttgaatagtaagttgagataaaagttgaataaaatattattaaaatattatttttttaatattattattattttaaaatttaaaaaaattaaattttttattatattttatataaaaatttaaaaaaattataactatcagatgagttaaaattattttgatatacaAACAGGATTGTTTTTGGGAGTGCAAGACTGTTGTAACgatgagataatataaaatgtgCTAGGTGAGATAGTTCTGCCATTTATATTGGATTtatattcacaatccatctcaactcatctaattattatttatactattctttaattttaactcataaatcttcctattatttACGATCTATCTTTTAActccttttgaaattttaaCGACAATTAAGAAATATAGATTAGGGAGTACTGCTTTTTAGGTACAAAATATGGAGAAATATAAAAGCCATTGACCTGTGCTGCGATTCACCATCACTTCAGAAAAGGGGGCCAATTGGTCAGGAGCATGGAGTTTTCACCTTTCAGTTTCACACTCTTATGAGGTAAATCCAACAGTCTCGGTAATTGAAAGGCTCTGCTTTTTACTGCACCCACCCACTTTAGGGTTTTCAGTTCATCATTcgcattttcctttcctttatattataataatgtaAACCACAAACACACTTTCCTATATACCCGATACCCAACCCCATTTTGTACGTTTTCAATTTCCCCACTCACACACGTCACAAACAACTTAAAACACTGACTCCCCTCCACTTGATGTTTACAGTGATGCAGAATGCAGACCCAGAACTGTAACAGCTGTGCCATAAACAGATTACCAGAGGATGAAGCAGTAAagctagtactactactacgtGATAAAGACAAAAgcttataagaaaaataaacaccCCCTCCCAATTGCTACTGTAcacaaaaacttttaaaaacatGTAGTGAAAACTCCTTAAAGTTAGAGCAAACCCAACCCCCcagataacaaaaataaaaataagaactaGCACAATCCAGAATTCAGAACAAACTCCCAATTTCCCACAAACTAAAAACCCCACTTCATATGCTTAGAAGATCGGGTGGTGGTGATTGAGGTGATGCCTGTTGGCTGTCTTTTGAGTCTATGGTTGTTGTTGCTGTTGGAGAGTCTAGGGCAGTgcctggtggtggtggtggtggtggtggggatAACTCTGTAATTGTGTTGTTACAGATTGAGTCTCCCTGTTTTGAACTAGGTGGTTTTGGAAGCTCCGTTAGGATTTGAACAACTTCGCGCATTGTCGGGCGCTCCACTGCCTGTTCTTCGACGCACAGCATTGCAACGTAGAATACGTGCATCACTTCGTGCAGAGGAACTGAGGGGAGCCTCGGGTCGACGATTTTGAAGACTCCTTCCTTCTTCGAGTCTGTAATTTTTCGAACCCATTGGACAATGTCCACGCCATCCCCGAATTCCCCAACTGGCTTCCTGCCGGTAACGAGTTCTAAGAGAACTACACCAAAGCTGTACACATCGCTCTTTTCATCAACCCTGAGCGTGTAGGCATATtctacaaaaacataaattgaTTTGTGtcaaaaaaaaatctgaaaagatTTTCAATCTGAGGCAACATTCTAGTGGGAGTAACAGTAGTGCCACTGTTACTCAAAGCAGGACAGATCATCAACATTTATCAACATAAAAACATTGCTTTGTGTAATTGTCTTCGAATAAAGAATCTCTCATCCAATTTAAGATAAGAGAATTATTACAGTGGGTTATAGTCAAAACTCACATGAAAGAGACAACCACAATCACAACAATACCAGAACTCAACCCAACCACACAGTATGAGACAAAATTTGGTTTTGGGTTTCAAGAGCTGTTGACATAATTGAGACTTTGAAACCTAAATTAGTACGTCTCCAAGGAGACACAATTgaccaaaaattaaataaagataataattaCTTCAAGATGGGAAAGTGTACTAACCTGGGGCTATGTATCCATATGAGCCAGCAATTGCAGACATGCACTCCGAAGTGCCCGAATCTTGCAGAAACTTGGCAAGGCCAAAATCTGCAACATGAGCTTCAAAACTGGAGTCGAGAAGAATGTTGTTTGATTTCACGTCACGATGGACGATCAGGGGCGAGCAGTCGTGATGAAGATAGCAAAGACCCTTTGCAGCCTCCACGGCAATCTTGTACCTAGTATCCCAGTGCAAATGGCCCCCTTTCTTGCCGTGAAGAACCTCGCCCAAGCTCCCATTTGGCATGTACTCATAAACCAGAAGATTGGTCTCGTGGTTTGAGCAGAAACCCAATAATCTCACAATGTGACGGTGTCTGATCTTCCCCAGAGTCTGTATCTCCGCATTGAATCCATGGTCGTGGGAAGAACCCCTGCTCATTACCGGTAGCCTTTTGACGGCGACCTGCTCACCATTAGGCATCGATCCTTTGTACACAATACCGGCACCGCCTTTGCCTATGATGTTATCCTCCTTCAAGCAATCCAGAACATCATCGGCCGTGAAGTCCAAGCGTTGGAACGCTGTTAATTTCCACGAGCGAGCCTCGCTGGCCTTCTTCAACGACCGGGCTTTGAAGATTGCAGCAATTGCGAACACAATCGAGCAAACAAGCAATCCAGTCACAAGCAATAGTTTCAAAGAGCCAGACAGTGGGCCTTTCTCGTGCGCTTGGCGTGAAAAATTGGCAACCCCTTCCTTGCAAGGCCCTAGATAAGGACCGCAGAGATCAGGGTTGCCCACAAACGACGTGGAGTTAAAGTAGCTGAATTGGCCGGTGCCCGGAACCAAACCAGAGAGGTTGTTGTAGGAAAAATCAACAGAGGTCAAGCTTTGCATACTCGCTATGGAAGAAGGAATGCTTCCAACTAGATGGTTTCTCGAAAGGTTCAGGTAATTCAGAATCCTCATACCGGTGATCTCGTTCGGAATGTCACCGGAGAGTTCGTTTCGACTGACATCAACGAAGGTCAACAGTTTGCATTGGCTGATTTCTGGCGCAATGGGGCCCGAGAATTTGTTGTGGCTGAAGTCCATCTTGGAAAGCTGCTGTAGACTTCCAATCTGTGGTGGGATTCGACCTGTGAACTGGTTACCATCAAGGGAAAGCTTCTGAATACCGGAGAAGTTACCGATACTCGGAGGTAACGGCCCGGAAAGCTGGTTGTTGGAGAGACTGATTTGGCCAAGACTCTCCGGGACGGAATCTGTATCCGGAAACTGCCCGGTAAGATAGTTATTCTGCAGCTCCACTTGGGTGAGCTTGGGCAACCCGAAAAGACCCCTTGGTATTGAACCGTTGAGAAAGTTCTCCCCCATTCGGATCCGACTCAGAGATTCGCACTTCCCGAGTTGTTCCGGGATTGGACCGAACAAGAAGTTTCCCAAAGTAATCACAGTTTGGAGCCGATTCCCAGAACACATATTAGGAGGCAAATAACCAGTGAGTTTATTAGATGAAAGATCGAGAAGCTGAAGCTTCCCATTCTTTCCCAGCCCCTGAGGAATGTGCTCAGTAAAGTTGTTCTCCCACAACTGCAACACCTCCAGCTCTGGTAAGTCTTCAATAAACTCAGGAATCGCGCCGTGAAGCCTGTTTCTAAACAGGTTCAGCAGTGTCAAGTTCTTTAGCTCGGCAAATGACGCTGGAATCTCACCCGTAAACACGTTATTCGACAAGTCCATGGATTTCAGGCTCATCAAGTTGCCAAGCTCGACCGTCAAAGGCCCCGAGAGCGTATTTACTTGCAAAAACAGAGTGTCGAGCTTCTGGAGCCTTCCAATCTCTGGCGGTATCTCACCAGATAAGCTACAGCTGGCAGCGTCGAAACGAACCAGTTCTGAAAGGTTCCCGATCTCCGGGGGTAAGCCACCTTCGTAGGTATTGAAGTACCCAATGTAGAGCTCCCTGAGCTTCGTCAAGTTCCCGATCTCGCGGGGTATAGCGCCCTCGAGTTCGTTACCGGAAACCGCCAAGTATTCCAGGAACTGCCATTGCCCGTACTGGGCCGGGATCCTACCCGCGAAGAAGTTCCCGCCGAGATGCAAATGGCGCAAGATGGGCATTTCGGTTACGGCCAGGGGCAACTCACCGGTCATGTTGTTGTTGTAGAGATCCAGAACCTGAAGATTCTTGAGGTTGGAGAGCTGGGAGGGGAAGGTGGCATTGAAGACGTTGTTGGAGAGGTTAAGGAAGCGGAGGGCGGAGAGGGAGGATAGCTCGGGAGGGATGGGCCCGGAGAACTGGTTTGCCGCGACGGAAAGGTTCGAGAGGAAACGAAGGTGAGCAAGGTCCGGGGAGAGGGTACCCGAGAGGTTCAGGGACGAGAGGTCAAGGGCAGTCACGCGACGACGGTAGAAGTCACACGTGACGCCAGACCAGGTGCAGTGGCTGGTGGTGGCGCTCCACGTAGAGAGCGCCGACTGTGGGTCATCAGTGATTGAGGACTTGACGGAGAGAAGGGCTCTGTACTCCGGGAGGCGCGCTGCAGACACGGTTGGGTACTGGATATGGAGGTACAGCAGAAGGAGAAGCAAAAGGAAGagttgcattttatttttgtctctGCAATTTCTGAAGAAATCTGAAGcaggagaagagaaagaagacgAGGACGGGGGGGTTAGATGGAGAGTGGGAGTGCGAGAGTTTTGAGTGAAATGAGGCAGTGAGGGTGTGATTTTTATTCTTTGGTATTGACAGAGACGGAAATATAAATTAGCTTTTGGTCAGTAAGATGGGTTAccttttttacaacttttttattgtaattttgtatgtATGCTTTTTTActtatctttcctttttctttttgttgcttattgcttttattttctttttgcccTCTTAACATGGAAAAGGATTGAGGCTAAAAAGATAATTTCCTTTTGGTCCAATCTCCTCAAATATGCCTCCTAAAACCCCAACATTTATCACCTTTGAAAGTattaaaagaggaaaaaacaaaaaacaacaataGTAGGAACAAAGTGTTGCTTATTTGATATTATGTTCAATGCATCCATACTCTCCAATACCAATAAATAAGTGGTGTGATTTATATACTATAGTCATTACATGGACAACTGCCTTAACCAACCAAACTTAGATGCTTCAACTTTAGTAATTTAAATTCACCACCcataaaatttaaacacattaaatctccatttttcaattttcagtttaTAATGAAACATATGtactatggtttttttttttttaatttttatttgaaataaccACTCATAATAAGAAATATTGTTGTTCATCGTAATCTT
This genomic interval from Juglans microcarpa x Juglans regia isolate MS1-56 chromosome 4D, Jm3101_v1.0, whole genome shotgun sequence contains the following:
- the LOC121259596 gene encoding leucine-rich repeat receptor-like serine/threonine-protein kinase BAM1 translates to MQLFLLLLLLLYLHIQYPTVSAARLPEYRALLSVKSSITDDPQSALSTWSATTSHCTWSGVTCDFYRRRVTALDLSSLNLSGTLSPDLAHLRFLSNLSVAANQFSGPIPPELSSLSALRFLNLSNNVFNATFPSQLSNLKNLQVLDLYNNNMTGELPLAVTEMPILRHLHLGGNFFAGRIPAQYGQWQFLEYLAVSGNELEGAIPREIGNLTKLRELYIGYFNTYEGGLPPEIGNLSELVRFDAASCSLSGEIPPEIGRLQKLDTLFLQVNTLSGPLTVELGNLMSLKSMDLSNNVFTGEIPASFAELKNLTLLNLFRNRLHGAIPEFIEDLPELEVLQLWENNFTEHIPQGLGKNGKLQLLDLSSNKLTGYLPPNMCSGNRLQTVITLGNFLFGPIPEQLGKCESLSRIRMGENFLNGSIPRGLFGLPKLTQVELQNNYLTGQFPDTDSVPESLGQISLSNNQLSGPLPPSIGNFSGIQKLSLDGNQFTGRIPPQIGSLQQLSKMDFSHNKFSGPIAPEISQCKLLTFVDVSRNELSGDIPNEITGMRILNYLNLSRNHLVGSIPSSIASMQSLTSVDFSYNNLSGLVPGTGQFSYFNSTSFVGNPDLCGPYLGPCKEGVANFSRQAHEKGPLSGSLKLLLVTGLLVCSIVFAIAAIFKARSLKKASEARSWKLTAFQRLDFTADDVLDCLKEDNIIGKGGAGIVYKGSMPNGEQVAVKRLPVMSRGSSHDHGFNAEIQTLGKIRHRHIVRLLGFCSNHETNLLVYEYMPNGSLGEVLHGKKGGHLHWDTRYKIAVEAAKGLCYLHHDCSPLIVHRDVKSNNILLDSSFEAHVADFGLAKFLQDSGTSECMSAIAGSYGYIAPEYAYTLRVDEKSDVYSFGVVLLELVTGRKPVGEFGDGVDIVQWVRKITDSKKEGVFKIVDPRLPSVPLHEVMHVFYVAMLCVEEQAVERPTMREVVQILTELPKPPSSKQGDSICNNTITELSPPPPPPPPGTALDSPTATTTIDSKDSQQASPQSPPPDLLSI